A DNA window from Centropristis striata isolate RG_2023a ecotype Rhode Island chromosome 10, C.striata_1.0, whole genome shotgun sequence contains the following coding sequences:
- the dnajb2 gene encoding dnaJ homolog subfamily B member 2 isoform X1, whose amino-acid sequence MVDYYSVLGVSKAASQDDIKKAYRKLALKWHPDKNPDNKDEAEKKFKELAEAYEVLSDKSKRDAYDRFGNDRMRNTGSSTSDFSSDFPGFTFTFRNPDDVFREFFGGQDPFASFFDDFSSFGGSSSRLGPSRFFSFPSAGVDFTSFSSSSLGGMDGMNSMGGGMGNFKSVSTSTRIINGKRTTVKKIKENGQERTEIEEDGVLKSILINGVADEMALALELSRRDGRPRNAPQKPQIQNKAPAEPERPRPSPHSAATHRSFSSAPFYNYGVAGGSEEDEEDEDLQMALACSLSEMEAQQRAAASDFISGAGGRGRAVNDKAGGHKGCRFVTTAHYNVSHSGTIAVGGRGEEGQVKRGAGTGAGWETEGKETRESDLSPDSSTTANTTSLSQSSEEEFEAAIKASDSSVKKKKKCGCIMC is encoded by the exons ATGGTGGATTACTACAGCGTCCTGGGAGTGTCTAAAGCAGCCTCTCAGGACGACATCAAGAAGGC GTACAGAAAACTGGCTCTGAAATGGCATCCAGACAAAAATCCAGACAACAAGGACGAAGCTGAGAAAAAGTTCAAAGAACTCGCTGAGGCCTATGAAGTCCTATCTGACa AGAGTAAGCGTGATGCATATGACAGATTTGGAAATGACAGAATGCGAAACACAG GTTCTTCCACCTCAGACTTTTCATCAGATTTCCCAGGATTCACCTTCACATTCCGCAACCCAGACGACGTGTTCAGAGAGTTTTTCGGCGGTCAGGATCCCTTCGCCAGCTTCTTCG ATGATTTTTCATCCTTTGGAGGCTCGTCCTCTCGCCTCGGACCCAGTcggttcttttcttttccttctgcAGGAG TTGATttcacctccttctcctcctcttccttggGTGGGATGGATGGGATGAACAGCATGGGTGGAGGGATGGGCAACTTCAAATCCGTTTCTACTTCCACTCGCATCATAAACGGCAAACGCACCACCGTCAAAAA GATAAAGGAGAACGGGCAGGAAAGAACAGAGATTGAGGAGGACGGGGTGTTAAAGAGTATCCTGATTAATG gGGTGGCGGATGAAATGGCCCTGGCGTTGGAGCTGAGTCGGCGAGACGGACGTCCCCGTAACGCCCCTCAGAAGCCACAAATCCAAAACAAAGCACCTGCGGAGCCCGAGAGACCTCGGCCCAGCCCTCACTCTGCAGCCACACACCGCTCCTTCAGCTCCGCCCCTTTCTACAACTACGGGGTGGCGGGCGGCAGcgaggaggacgaggaagaTGAAGACCTGCAGATGGCTCTGGCATGCAGCCTGTCAGAAATGGAAGCCCAGCAGAGAGCAGCTGCTTCTGACTTCATATCAGGTGCTGGGGGTCGGGGCAGAGCCGTGAATGACAAAGCTGGTGGCCATAAAGGATGCAGATTTGTTACGACGGCACATTATAACGTGTCTCATAGTGGAACCATTGCTGTAGGGGGCAGAGGGGAAGAGGGCCAGGTTAAAAGAGGTGCAGGGACCGGAGCTGGTTGGGAAACGGAGGGAAAGGAAACCAGGGAGTCAGACTTGTCTCCTGATTCGTCCACAACTGCCAACACTACTTCACTAAGCCAGAGCAGTGAAGAAGAGTTTGAAGCTGCCATTAAAGCTAGCGACAGcagtgtgaaaaagaaaaagaagtgcGGGTGTATTATGTGCTAA
- the dnajb2 gene encoding dnaJ homolog subfamily B member 2 isoform X2, with protein sequence MVDYYSVLGVSKAASQDDIKKAYRKLALKWHPDKNPDNKDEAEKKFKELAEAYEVLSDKSKRDAYDRFGNDRMRNTGSSTSDFSSDFPGFTFTFRNPDDVFREFFGGQDPFASFFDDFSSFGGSSSRLGPSRFFSFPSAGVDFTSFSSSSLGGMDGMNSMGGGMGNFKSVSTSTRIINGKRTTVKKIKENGQERTEIEEDGVLKSILINGVADEMALALELSRRDGRPRNAPQKPQIQNKAPAEPERPRPSPHSAATHRSFSSAPFYNYGVAGGSEEDEEDEDLQMALACSLSEMEAQQRAAASDFISDSDFEAFTS encoded by the exons ATGGTGGATTACTACAGCGTCCTGGGAGTGTCTAAAGCAGCCTCTCAGGACGACATCAAGAAGGC GTACAGAAAACTGGCTCTGAAATGGCATCCAGACAAAAATCCAGACAACAAGGACGAAGCTGAGAAAAAGTTCAAAGAACTCGCTGAGGCCTATGAAGTCCTATCTGACa AGAGTAAGCGTGATGCATATGACAGATTTGGAAATGACAGAATGCGAAACACAG GTTCTTCCACCTCAGACTTTTCATCAGATTTCCCAGGATTCACCTTCACATTCCGCAACCCAGACGACGTGTTCAGAGAGTTTTTCGGCGGTCAGGATCCCTTCGCCAGCTTCTTCG ATGATTTTTCATCCTTTGGAGGCTCGTCCTCTCGCCTCGGACCCAGTcggttcttttcttttccttctgcAGGAG TTGATttcacctccttctcctcctcttccttggGTGGGATGGATGGGATGAACAGCATGGGTGGAGGGATGGGCAACTTCAAATCCGTTTCTACTTCCACTCGCATCATAAACGGCAAACGCACCACCGTCAAAAA GATAAAGGAGAACGGGCAGGAAAGAACAGAGATTGAGGAGGACGGGGTGTTAAAGAGTATCCTGATTAATG gGGTGGCGGATGAAATGGCCCTGGCGTTGGAGCTGAGTCGGCGAGACGGACGTCCCCGTAACGCCCCTCAGAAGCCACAAATCCAAAACAAAGCACCTGCGGAGCCCGAGAGACCTCGGCCCAGCCCTCACTCTGCAGCCACACACCGCTCCTTCAGCTCCGCCCCTTTCTACAACTACGGGGTGGCGGGCGGCAGcgaggaggacgaggaagaTGAAGACCTGCAGATGGCTCTGGCATGCAGCCTGTCAGAAATGGAAGCCCAGCAGAGAGCAGCTGCTTCTGACTTCATATCAG ACTCAGACTTCGAGGCCTTCACAAGCTAA